The window TGAGTATCGCGCCGTGCGGGTTGCCCCCAACGAGATCGAGCATGCGATCGTCAACCTGCTGCGCTATTTCGAAAGCCCCGGCGCCCTGGTGTTCTGCAACACCCGCGAAAGCGTCCGCGCCATGCACAGCAAGCTGCGCGAGCGCGGCTTCGCCGTGGTCGGCCTGTCGGGCGAGCTGTCGCAACGTGAACGCGCCGACGCCCTGCAGGCCCTGCGCGACGGTCACGCCCGCGTCTGCGTCGCCACCGAAGTCGCCGCGCGCGGACTGGACCTTCCCGATCTGGGCCTGGTCATCCACGCCGAACTGCCGGTCAACAAGGCCACCCTGCTTCACCGTTCGGGCCGCACCGGCCGGGCCGGCAAGAAGGGCGTCTCGGCCCTGGTCGTGCCCTATACCCGTCGCCGCAAGGCCGAGCAGCTGCTGATGGCCGCCGGCGTCGAAGGCCACTGGGGCGGTGCCCCGACCGCCGACGAGATCCGCATCAAGGACACCGAGCGTCTGCTCGACGATCCGATCTTCGACGAGGCCGTGGTCGAAGAAGACACCGCCCTGGCCGAGGCCATGCTGGCCAAGCGTACGCCGCTTGAGATCGCCGCCGCCCTGATCCGCACCCGCCGCGCCAAGCTGCCGGCGCCGGAAGAGATCTATGATGACCCGCGCCACGGGGCCGATCCGGGCCCGCGTAGCCGCGAGCCCCGCGAGTTCGGCCAGGACCGCGACTTCGGTGGCGACCGTCCCGAACGCGAGCCACGGGCCGACATGAACGGTGCCGAATGGTTCCGCCTCAATACCGGCCGTCGCAACAACGCGGACCCCAAGTGGCTGATCCCGTTGATCTGTCGTCTGGGCCACGTGACCAAGAAGGACATCGGTTCGATCCGGATCTTCGACTACGACACCAAGTTCGAGATCTCGGCCGAGGCTGCGGTGAAGTTCGGCGCTGCGGTGCAGGCTACCGTCCGTGACGACGTCGCCATCACTCCGACCGCAGCTCCGGCCGCTCGCGATGCCGGTCCGCGCAAGGACTATGCGCCGCGTCCGCCTCGCGACGACGCCGCGCCCCGCGAGTTCAAGCCACGTCCGCCTCGCGATGAAGCGCCGCGTTCGCCGCGCGCCAATGCGCCCGGCTCGCGCGATCACACGCCGCGCCCCTCGACC of the Caulobacter henricii genome contains:
- a CDS encoding DEAD/DEAH box helicase, whose amino-acid sequence is MPFPASHPALERALAAQGYAEPTPVQAAVLEADAEGRDLLVSAQTGSGKTVAFGLAAAPTLLGDAEVLGKAGAPMCLVIAPTRELAIQVNRELAWLYAEAKAVVVNCVGGMDARREQRALNFGAHIVVGTPGRLRDHIERGHLDLSELKVAVLDEADEMLDMGFREDLEFILDAAPKERRTLLFSATLAREIVQLAKSYQNDALRIDTVGRNEPHRDIEYRAVRVAPNEIEHAIVNLLRYFESPGALVFCNTRESVRAMHSKLRERGFAVVGLSGELSQRERADALQALRDGHARVCVATEVAARGLDLPDLGLVIHAELPVNKATLLHRSGRTGRAGKKGVSALVVPYTRRRKAEQLLMAAGVEGHWGGAPTADEIRIKDTERLLDDPIFDEAVVEEDTALAEAMLAKRTPLEIAAALIRTRRAKLPAPEEIYDDPRHGADPGPRSREPREFGQDRDFGGDRPEREPRADMNGAEWFRLNTGRRNNADPKWLIPLICRLGHVTKKDIGSIRIFDYDTKFEISAEAAVKFGAAVQATVRDDVAITPTAAPAARDAGPRKDYAPRPPRDDAAPREFKPRPPRDEAPRSPRANAPGSRDHTPRPSTYSDDGFSTAKPYGKGEEPKGDYKARPPRDRDNAAPREFKPRAEFKRDAAPRDFKPRAPRDDAPRPYSPADSEGGAKRAYKPRAEGRDDAPKRDFKHRSGAAPKAFGEKASGPQTTYSPKPRGEGPAKPFKGPKPFKAKGFDGGKPAGKPFKKK